Proteins from one Sabethes cyaneus chromosome 2, idSabCyanKW18_F2, whole genome shotgun sequence genomic window:
- the LOC128736547 gene encoding mucin-22-like, whose protein sequence is EPSTTTTERTTTTTEATTTTTEEPSTTTTEGTTTTTEATTTTTEEPSTTTTEGTTTTTEATTTTTEEPSTTTTEGTTTTTEATTTTTEEPSTTTTEGTTTTTEATTTTTEEPSTTTTEGTTTTTEATTTTTEEPSTTTTEGTTTTTEATTTTTEEPSTTTTEGTTTTTEATTTTTEEPSTTTTEGTTTTEATTTTTEEPSTTTTEGTTTTTEATTTTTEEPSTTTTEGTTTTTEATTTTTEEPSTTTTEGTTTTTEATTTTTTEEPSTTTTEGTTTTTEATTTTTEEPSTTTTEGTTTTTEATTTTTEEPSTTTTEGTTTTTEATTTTTEEPSTTTTEGTTTTTEATTTTTEEPSTTTTEGTTTTTEATTTTTEEPSTTTTEGTTTTTEATTTTTEEPSTTTTEGTTTTTEATTTTTEEPSTTTTEGTTTTTEATTTTTEEPSTTTTEGTTTTTEATTTTTEEPSTTTEGTTTTTEATTTTTEEPSTTTTEGTTTTTEATTTTTEEPSTTSTEGTTTTAEATTTTTEEPSTTTTEGTTTTTEATTTTTEEPSTTTTEGTTTTTEATTTTTEEPSTTTTEGTTTTTEATTTTTEEPSTTTTEGTTTTTEATTTTTEEPSTTSTEGTTTTTEATTTTTEEPSTTTTEGTTTTTEATTTTTEEPSTTTTEGTTTTTEATTTTTEEPSTTTTEGTTTTTEATTTTTEEPSTTTTEGTTTTTEATTTTTEEPSTTTTEGTTTTTEATTTTTEEPSTTTTERTTTTTEATTTTTEEPSTTTTEGTTTTTEATTTTTPTGMPITYIKIQLKPQKHLAGIQAEIVSGGIGAPSVVLSINASLRKYHFFTNVIVDMMCSPPASTATTTTEQPSTTTTEATTTTTEGSTTTTEGSTTTTEGSTTTTEGSTTTTEGSTTTTEGSTTTTEGSTTTTEGSTTTTEGSTTTTEASTTTTEGSTTTTEGSTTTTEGSTTTTEGSTTTTEGSTTTTEGSTTTTEGSTTTTEGSTTTTEGSTTTTEGSTTTTEGSTTTTEGSSTTTEGSTTTTEGSTTTTEGSTTTTEGSTTTTEGSTTTTEGSTTTTEGSTTTTEGSTTTTEGSTTTTEGSTTTTEGSTTTTEGSTTTTEGSTTTTEGSTTTTEGSTTTTEGSTTTTEGSTTTTEGSTTTTEGSTTTTEGSTTTTEGSATTTEGSTTTTEEGSTTTTGGSTTTTEGSTTTTEGSTTTTEGSTTTTEGSTTTTEGSTTTTGGSTTTTEGSTTTTEGSTTTTEGSTTTTEGSTTTTEGSTTTTEEGSTTTTEGSTTTTEGSTTTTEGSTTTTEGFTTTTEEGSTTTTGGSTTTTEGSTTTTEGSTTTTEGSTTTTEGSTTTTEGSTTTTGGSTTTTEGSTTTTEGSTTTTEGSTTTTEGSTTTTEGSTTTTEGSTTTTEGSTTTTEGSTTTTEGSTTTTEGSTTTAEGSTTTTEGSTTTTEGSTTTTEGSTTTTEGSTTTTEGSTTTTEGSTTTTGGSTTTTEGSTTTTEGSTTTTERSTTTTEGSTTTTEGSTTTTEGSTTTTEGSTTTTEGSTTTTEGSTTTTEGSTTTTEGSTTTTESSTTTTEGSTTTTEGSTTTTEGSTTEGTTSTTEEGSTSSTEATTTTTEGTTSTTEEGSTSSTEATTTTTEVTTSTTEEVSTSSTEATTTTTEATTTTTEEPSTTTTGGFVIRRSKLRKPKPAVKLPTPTGMPITYIKIQLKPQKHLAGIQAEIVSGGIGAPSVVLSINASLRKYHFFTNVIVDMMCSPPASTATTTTEQPSTTTTEATTTTTEGSTTTTEGSTTTTEGSTTTTEGSTTTTEGSTTTTEGSTTTTEGSTTTTEGSTTTTEGSTTTTEGSTTTTEGSTTTTEGSTTTTEGSTTTTEGSTTTTEGSTTTTEGSTTTTEGSTTTTEGSTTTTEGSTTTTEGSTTTTEGSTTTTEGSTTTTEGSTTTTEGSTTTTEGSTTTTEGSTTTTEGSTTTTEGSTTTTEGSTTTTEGSTTTTEGSTTTTEGSTTTTEGSTTTTEGSTTTTEGSTTTTEGSTTTTEGSTTTTEGSTTTTEGSTTTTEGSTTTTAGSTTTTEGSTTTTEGSTTTTEGSTTTTEGTTTTTEGSTTTTEGSTTTTEGSTTTTEGSTTTTEGSTTTTEGSTTTTEGSTTTTEGSTTTTEGSTTTTEGSTTTTEGSTTTTEGSTTTTEGSTTTTEGSTTTTEGSTTTTEGSTTTTEGSTTTTAGSTTTTEGSTTTTEGSTTTTEGSTTTTEGSTTTTEGSTTTTEVSTTTTEGSTTTTEGSTTTTEGSTTTTEGSTTTTEGSTTTTEGSTTTTEGSTTTTEGSTTTTEGSTTTTEGSTTTTEGSTTTTEGSTTTTEGSTTTTEGSTTTTEGSTTTTEGSTTTTEGSTTTTEGSTTTTEGSTTTTEGSTTTTEGSTTTTEGSTTTTEGSTTTTEGSTTTTEGSSTTTEGSTTGQSTTTTEESTTYEG, encoded by the exons gaaccgtccaccaccacaaccgaacgaactacgactacaactgaagctacaaccacgacgacagaggaaccgtccaccaccactaccgaaggaactacgactacaactgaagctacaaccacgacgacagaggaaccgtccaccaccacaaccgaaggaactacaactacaactgaagctacaaccacgacgacagaggaaccatccaccaccactaccgaaggaactacgactacaactgaagctacaaccacgacaacagaggaaccgtccaccaccacaaccgaaggaactacgactacaactgaagctacaaccacgacgacagaggaaccgtccaccaccacaaccgaaggaactacgactacaactgaagctacaaccacgacgacagaggaaccgtccaccaccacaaccgaaggaactacgactacaactgaagctacaaccacgacgacagaggaaccgtccaccaccacaaccgaaggaactacgactacaactgaagctacaaccacgacgacagaagaaccgtccaccaccacaaccgaaggaactactacaactgaagctacaaccacgacgacagaggaaccatccaccaccactaccgaaggaactacgactacaactgaagctacaaccacgacgacagaggaaccgtccaccaccacaaccgaaggaactacgactacaactgaagctacaaccacgacgacagaggaaccgtccaccaccacaaccgaaggaactacgactacaactgaagctaca acaaccacgacgacagaagaaccgtccaccaccactaccgaaggaactacgactacaactgaagctacaaccacgacgacagaagaaccgtccaccaccacaaccgaaggaactacgactacaactgaagctacaaccacgacgacagaggaaccgtccaccaccacaaccgaaggaactacgactacaactgaagctacaaccacgacgacagaggagccgtccaccaccactaccgaaggaactacgactacaactgaagctacaaccacgacgacagaggaaccgtccaccaccacaaccgaaggaactacgactacaactgaagctacaaccacgacgacagaagaaccgtccaccaccactaccgaaggaactacgactacaactgaagctacaaccacgacgacagaagaaccgtccaccaccacaaccgaaggaactacgactacaactgaagctacaaccacgacgacagaagaaccgtccaccaccacaaccgaaggaactacgactacaactgaagctacaaccacgacgacagaggaaccgtccaccaccactaccgaaggaactacgactacaactgaagctacaaccacgacgacagaggaaccgtccaccacaaccgaaggaactacgactacaactgaagctacaaccacgacgacagaggaaccgtccaccaccactaccgaaggaactacgactacaactgaagctacaaccacgacgacagaggaaccgtccaccacctcaaccgaaggaactacgactacagctgaagctacaaccacgacgacagaagaaccgtccaccaccacaaccgaaggaactacgactacaactgaagctacaaccacgacgacagaagaaccgtccaccaccacaaccgaaggaactacgactacaactgaagctacaaccacgacgacagaggaaccgtccaccaccactaccgaaggaactacgactacaactgaagctacaaccacgacgacagaggaaccgtccaccaccactaccgaaggaactacgactacaactgaagctacaaccacgacgacagaggaaccgtccaccacctcaaccgaaggaactacgactacaactgaagctacaaccacgacgacagaagaaccgtccaccaccacaaccgaaggaactacgactacaactgaagctacaaccacgacgacagaagaaccgtccaccaccacaaccgaaggaactacgactacaactgaagctacaaccacgacgacagaagaaccgtccaccaccacaaccgaaggaactacgactacaactgaagctacaaccacgacgacagaggaaccgtccaccaccacaaccgaaggaactacgactacaactgaagctacaaccacgacgacagaagaaccgtccaccaccacaaccgaaggaactacgactacaactgaagctacaaccacgacgacagaggaaccgtccaccaccactaccgaaagaactacgactacaactgaagctacaaccacgacgacagaggaaccgtccaccaccactaccgaaggaactacgactacaactgaagctacaaccacgacgaca CCCACCGGAATGCCAATCACATACATAAAAATTCAACTAAAACCGCAGAAACATTTGGCGGGTATACAAGCTGAAATAGTAAGCGGAGGAATTGGTGCACCTTCCGTCGTGCTGTCGATCAATGCCTCGTTGAGAAAGTACCACTTCTTCACGAATGTTATCGTTGACATGATGTGCTCCCCACCCGCATCAACTGCAACGACAACAACAGAACAACCGTCCACCACAACTACCGAGGCAACTACGACTACTACCGAAGGTTCAACAACAACTACAGAAGGATCTACGACTACTACTGAAGGTTCCACCACAACCACAGAAGGATCAACGACTACTACTGAAGGTTCCACCACAACAACCGAGGGATcaacgactacaactgaaggttcaaccacaacaaCCGAGGGATCGACGActactactgaag gttcaaccacaactactGAGGCATCCACGACTACAACTGAGGGTTCAACCACAACAACCGAGGGAtccacgactacaactgaaggttcaacTACAACCACAGAAGGAtccacgactacaactgaaggttcaaccacaactaccGAAGGCTCGACAActactactgaag gttcaaccacaacaaCCGAGGGATCGACGActactactgaaggttcaaccacaaccaCTGAGGgatctacgactacaactgaaggttcaaccacaactacaGAAGGATCctcgactacaactgaaggttcaaccacaacaaCCGAGGGATcaacgactacaactgaaggttcaaccacaacaaCCGAGGGATCGACGActactactgaaggttcaaccacaaccaCAGAGGGAtccacgactacaactgaaggttcaaccacaacaaCCGAGGGATCGACGActactactgaag gttcaaccacaactactGAGGGATCCACGACTACAACTGAGGGTTCAACGACAACAACCGAGGGATCAACCactacaactgaaggttcaaccacaacaaCCGAGGGATCGACGActactactgaaggttcaaccacaaccaCAGAGGGAtccacgactacaactgaaggttcaaccacaacaaCCGAGGGATCGACGActactactgaaggttcaaccacaactactGAGGGATCTACGACTACTACTGAAGGTTCAGCCACAACCACAGAAGGATCCACGACgactactgaag AAGGATCCACGACTACTACTGGTGGTTCAACCACAACCACAGAAGGATCCACGActactactgaaggttcaaccacaactaccGAGGGATCTACGACgactactgaaggttcaactACAACTACTGAGGGATCTACGACTACTACTGGTGGTTCAACCACAACCACAGAAGGATCCACGActactactgaaggttcaaccacaactaccGAGGGATCTACGACgactactgaaggttcaactACAACTACTGAGGGATCTACGActactactgaag AAGGATCCACGACTACTACTGAAGGTTCCACCACAACTACTGAGGgatctacgactacaactgaaggttcaaccacaactactGAGGGAtttacgactacaactgaag AAGGATCCACGACTACTACTGGTGGTTCAACCACAACCACAGAAGGATCCACGACTACTACTGAAGGTTCCACCACAACTACCGAGGGATCTACGACgactactgaaggttcaactACAACTACTGAGGGATCTACGACTACTACTGGTGGTTCAACCACAACCACAGAAGGATCCACGActactactgaaggttcaaccacaactaccGAGGGATCTACGACgactactgaaggttcaactACAACTACTGAGGGATCTACGActactactgaag gttcaaccacaacaaCCGAGGGATcaacgactacaactgaaggttcaaccacaacaaCCGAGGGATCGACAActactactgaaggttcaaccacaactgCTGAGGgatctacgactacaactgaaggttcaaccacaaccaCAGAAGGATCCACGACTACTACTGAAGGTTCCACCACAACTACTGAGGgatctacgactacaactgaag gttcaaccacaacaaCCGAGGGATCAACGACTACAACTGGTGGTTCAACCACAACAACCGAGGGATCGACGACTACTACTGAAGGTTCCACCACAACTACTGAGAGATCTACGActactactgaaggttcaaccacaactactGAGGGAtccacgactacaactgaag gttcaaccacaacaaCCGAGGGATcaacgactacaactgaaggttcaaccacaacaaCCGAGGGATCGACGActactactgaaggttcaaccacaacaaCCGAGGGATCTACGACGACTACTGAAAGTTCAACCACAACAACCGAGGGATcgacgactacaactgaaggttcaaccacaactaccGAGGGATCTACTACTGAAGGTACGACGTCGACGACCGAAGAAGGCTCCACCTCGTCTACTGAAGCAACGACGACTACTACTGAAGGTACGACGTCGACGACCGAAGAAGGCTCCACCTCGTCTACTGAGGCAACGACGACTACTACTGAAGTTACGACGTCGACGACCGAAGAAGTTTCCACCTCGTCTACTGAGGCAACTACGACAACTACTGAAGCTACgaccacgacgacagaagaaCCGTCAACCACAACTACCGGTGGTTTCGTTATTAGGAGGTCCAAGCTACGGAAACCTAAACCGGCGGTTAAGCTTCCTACG CCCACCGGAATGCCAATCACATAcattaaaattcaattaaaaccgCAGAAACATTTGGCGGGTATACAAGCTGAAATAGTAAGCGGAGGAATTGGTGCACCTTCCGTCGTGCTGTCGATTAATGCCTCGTTGAGAAAGTACCACTTCTTCACGAATGTCATCGTTGACATGATGTGCTCCCCACCCGcatcaactgcaacaacaacaacagaacAACCGTCCACCACAACTACCGAGGCAACTACAACTACTACCGAAGGTTCAACAACAACTACAGAAGGATCTACGActactactgaag gttcaaccacaactactGAAGGATCCACGACgactactgaaggttcaaccacaactaccGAGGGATCTACGACTACTACTGAGGGTTCAACGACAACTACTGAGGGATCTACGActactactgaaggttcaaccacaactacaGAAGGATCTACGACgactactgaaggttcaaccacaactacaGAAGGATCTACGACgactactgaag gttcaaccacaactactGAAGGATCTACGACgactactgaaggttcaaccacaactacaGAAGGATCTACGACgactactgaaggttcaaccacaactaccGAAGGATCCACGACgactactgaag gctCAACGACAACTACTGAGGgatctacgactacaactgaaggttcaacTACAACTACCGAGGGATCTACGACgactactgaaggttcaaccacaactacaGAAGGATCTACGActactactgaag gctCAACGACAACTACTGAGGgatctacgactacaactgaaggttcaacTACAACTACCGAGGGATCTACGACgactactgaaggttcaaccacaactacaGAAGGATCTACGACgactactgaaggttcaaccacaactacaGAAGGATCTACGACgactactgaag gatccacgactacaactgaaggctCAACGACAACTACTGAGGgatctacgactacaactgaaggttcaacTACAACTACCGAGGGATCTACGACGacaactgaaggttcaaccacaactacaGAAGGATCTACGACgactactgaaggttcaaccacaactactGCAGGATCTACGACgactactgaag gatccacgactacaactgaaggctCAACGACAACTACTGAGGgatctacgactacaactgaaggtacAACTACAACTACCGAGGGATCTACGActactactgaag gatccacgactacaactgaaggctCAACGACAACTACTGAGGgatctacgactacaactgaaggttcCACCACAACCACAGAAGGAtccacgactacaactgaag gttcaactACAACTACCGAAGGATCCACGActactactgaaggttcaaccacaactaccGAAGGATCTACGACgactactgaaggttcaaccacaactacaGAAGGATCCACGACgactactgaaggttcaaccacaactaccGAAGGATCTACGACgactactgaag gttcaaccacaactaccGAAGGATCTACGACgactactgaaggttcaaccacaactactGCAGGATCCACGACTACAACAGAAGGTTCAACTACAACTACCGAGGGATCGACGActactactgaaggttcaaccacaactactGAAGGATCTACGACgactactgaaggttcaaccacaactaccGAAGTATCCACGActactactgaaggttcaaccacgaCTACTGAGGGATCTACGActactactgaaggttcaacgACAACTACTGAGGgatctacgactacaactgaaggctCAACGACGACTACTGAGGgatctacgactacaactgaaggttcaaccacaactaccGAAGGATCTACGACgactactgaaggttcaaccacaactacaGAAGGATCTACGACgactactgaaggttcaaccacaactacaGAAGGATCTACGACgactactgaag
- the LOC128736548 gene encoding integumentary mucin C.1-like, with product TTTEATTTTTEEPSTTTTEGTTTTTEATTTTTEEPSTTTTEGTTTTTEATTTTTEEPSTTTTEGTTTTTEATTTTTEEPSTTTTEGTTTTTEATTTTTEEPSTTTTEGTTTTTEATTTTTEEPSTTTTEGTTTTTEATTTTTEEPSTTTTEGTTTTTEATTTTTEEPSTTTTEGTTTTTEATTTTTEEPSTTTTEGTTTTTEATTTTTEEPSTTTTEGTTTTEATTTTTEEPSTTTTEGTTTTTEATTTTTEEPSTTTTEGTTTTTEATTEATTTTTEEPSTTTTEGTTTTTEATTTTTEEPSTTTTEGTTTTTEATTTTTEEPSTTTTEGTTTTTEATTTTTEEPSTTTTEGTTTTTEATTTTTEEPSTTTTEGTTTTTEATTTTT from the exons actacaactgaagctacaaccacgacgacagaggaaccgtccaccaccacaaccgaaggaactacgactacaactgaagctacaaccacgacgacagaggaaccgtccaccaccacaaccgaaggaactacgactacaactgaagctacaaccacgacgacagaggaaccatccaccaccactaccgaaggaactacgactacaactgaagctacaaccacgacgacagaggaaccgtccaccaccacaaccgaaggaactacgactacaactgaagctacaaccacgacgacagaggaaccgtccaccaccacaaccgaaggaactacgactacaactgaagctacaaccacgacgacagaggaaccgtccaccaccacaaccgaaggaactacgactacaactgaagctacaaccacgacgacagaagaaccgtccaccaccacaaccgaaggaactacgactacaactgaagctacaactacgacgacagaggaaccatccaccaccactaccgaaggaactacgactacaactgaagctacaaccacgacgacagaggaaccgtccaccaccacaaccgaaggaactacgactacaactgaagctacaaccacgacgacagaggaaccgtccaccaccacaaccgaaggaactactacaactgaagctacaaccacgacgacagaggaaccatccaccaccactaccgaaggaactacgactacaactgaagctacaaccacgacgacagaggaaccgtccaccaccacaaccgaaggaactacgactacaactgaagct acaactgaagctacaaccacgacgacagaggaaccatccaccaccactaccgaaggaactacgactacaactgaagctacaaccacgacgacagaggaaccgtccaccaccacaaccgaaggaactacgactacaactgaagctacaaccacgacgacagaggaaccgtccaccaccacaaccgaaggaactacgactacaactgaagctacaaccacgacgacagaggaaccgtccaccaccacaaccgaaggaactacgactacaactgaagctacaaccacgacgacagaggaaccgtccaccaccacaaccgaaggaactacgactacaactgaagctacaaccacgacgaca
- the LOC128736549 gene encoding mucin-5AC-like codes for EATTTTTEEPSTTTTEGTTTTEATTTTTEEPSTTTTEGTTTTTEATTTTTEEPSTTTTEGTTTTTEATTTTTEEPSTTTTEGTTTTTEATTTTTEEPSTTTTEGTTTTTEATTTTTEEPSTTTEGTTTTTEATTTTTEEPSTTTTEGTTTTTEATTTTTEEPSTTTTEGTTTTTEAEPSTTTTERTTTTTEATTTTTEEPSTTTTEGTTTTTEATTTTTEEPSTTTTEGTTTTTEATTTTTEEPSTTTTEGTTTTTEATTTTTEEPSTTTTEGTTTTTEATTTTTEEPSTTTTEGTTTTTEATTTTTEEPSTTTTEGTTTTTEATTTTTEEPSTTTTEGTTTTTEATTTTTEEPSTTTTEGTTTTEATTTTTEEPSTTTTEGTTTTTEATTTTTEEPSTTTTEGTTTTTEATTTTTEEPSTTTTEGTTTTTEATTTTTEEPSTTTTEGTTTTTEATTTTTEEPSTTTTEGTTTTTEATTTTT; via the exons gaagctacaaccacgacgacagaagaaccgtccaccaccacaaccgaaggaactactacaactgaagctacaaccacgacgacagaggaaccatccaccaccactaccgaaggaactacgactacaactgaagctacaaccacgacgacagaggaaccgtccaccaccacaaccgaaggaactacgactacaactgaagctacaaccacgacgacagaggaaccgtccaccaccacaaccgaaggaactacgactacaactgaagctacaaccacgacgacagaggaaccgtccaccaccacaaccgaaggaactacgactacaactgaagctacaaccacgacgacagaggaaccgtccaccacaaccgaaggaactacgactacaactgaagctacaaccacgacgacagaagaaccgtccaccaccacaaccgaaggaactacgactacaactgaagctacaaccacgacgacagaggaaccgtccaccaccacaaccgaaggaactacgactacaactgaagct gaaccgtccaccaccacaaccgaacgaactacgactacaactgaagctacaaccacgacgacagaggaaccgtccaccaccactaccgaaggaactacgactacaactgaagctacaaccacgacgacagaggaaccgtccaccaccacaaccgaaggaactacaactacaactgaagctacaaccacgacgacagaggaaccatccaccaccactaccgaaggaactacgactacaactgaagctacaaccacgacgacagaggaaccgtccaccaccacaaccgaaggaactacgactacaactgaagctacaaccacgacgacagaggaaccgtccaccaccacaaccgaaggaactacgactacaactgaagctacaaccacgacgacagaggaaccgtccaccaccacaaccgaaggaactacgactacaactgaagctacaaccacgacgacagaggaaccgtccaccaccacaaccgaaggaactacgactacaactgaagctacaaccacgacgacagaagaaccgtccaccaccacaaccgaaggaactactacaactgaagctacaaccacgacgacagaggaaccatccaccaccactaccgaaggaactacgactacaactgaagctacaaccacgacgacagaggaaccgtccaccaccacaaccgaaggaactacgactacaactgaagctacaactacgacgacagaggaaccgtccaccaccacaaccgaaggaactacgactacaactgaagctacaaccacgacgacagaggaaccgtccaccaccacaaccgaaggaactacgactacaactgaagctacaaccacgacgacagaggaaccgtccaccaccacaaccgaaggaactacgactacaactgaagctacaaccacgacgaca
- the LOC128736551 gene encoding integumentary mucin C.1-like: protein TTTEATTTTTEEPSTTTTEGTTTTTEATTTTTEEPSTTTTEGTTTTTEATTTTTEEPSTTTTEGTTTTTEATTTTTEEPSTTTTEGTTTTTEATTTTTEEPSTTTTEGTTTTTEATTTTTEEPSTTTTEGTTTTTEATTTTTEEPSTTTTEGTTTTTEATTTTTEEPSTTTTEGTTTTTEATTTTIEEPSTTTTEGTTTTTEATTTTTEEPFTTTTEGTTTTTEATTTTTEEPSTTTTEGTTTTTQATTTTTEEPSTTTTEGTTTTTEAEGTTTTTEATTTTTEEPSTTTTEGTTTTTEATTTTTEEPSTTTTEGTTTTTEATTTTTEEPSTTTTEGTTTTTEATTTTTEEPSTTTTEGTTTTTEATTTTTEEPSTTTTEGTTTTTEATTTTT from the exons actacaactgaagctacaaccacgacgacagaagaaccgtccaccaccacaaccgaaggaactacgactacaactgaagctacaaccacgacaacagaggaaccgtccaccaccacaaccgaaggaactacgactacaactgaagctacaaccacgacgacagaagaaccgtccaccaccacaaccgaaggaactacgactacaactgaagctacaaccacgacgacagaggaaccatccaccaccactaccgaaggaactacgactacaactgaagctacaaccacgacgacagaggaaccgtccaccaccacaaccgaaggaactacgactacaactgaagctacaaccacgacgacagaggaaccgtccaccaccacaaccgaaggaactacgactacaactgaagctacaaccacgacgacagaagaaccgtccaccaccacaaccgaaggaactacgactacaactgaagctacaaccacgacgacagaagagccgtccaccaccacaaccgaaggaactacgactacaactgaagctacaaccacgacgatagaggaaccgtccaccaccacaaccgaaggaactacgactacaactgaagctacaaccacgacgacagaagaaccgttcaccaccactaccgaaggaactacgactacaactgaagctacaaccacgacgacagaggaaccgtccaccaccacaaccgaaggaactacgactacaactcaagctacaaccacgacgacagaagaaccgtccaccaccacaaccgaaggaactacgactacaactgaagct gaaggaactacgactacaactgaagctacaaccacgacgacagaggaaccgtccaccaccacaaccgaaggaactacgactacaactgaagctacaaccacgacgacagaagaaccgtccaccaccacaaccgaaggaactacgactacaactgaagctacaaccacgacgacagaggaaccgtccaccaccacaaccgaaggaactacgactacaactgaagctacaaccacgacgacagaggaaccgtccaccaccacaaccgaaggaactacgactacaactgaagctacaaccacgacgacagaggaaccgtccaccaccacaaccgaaggaactacgactacaactgaagctacaaccacgacgaca